The Globicephala melas chromosome X, mGloMel1.2, whole genome shotgun sequence genome contains the following window.
ACAAgttattaactatttttattaattattaattaagtttacattattttctctgtttttgaaaTGCAGTTTATCACTTTCAACATGtaagcaataagaaaaaataattgtaaaaaattttttactgagtctttaaaatgtgtgtgttatCATTTCAACAAGGAAACAATGTAAGCAACATTCATTACttttacattcttctttcttACTAAGTCTTTAAACTACAATCTGTTTTCACATCAACAGTGAAAATGcaatctgttttcatttcaacAAGGAAACACTATACAGaaaatactaattattttttccattcttttctgttattgttGACATTTTCTATGTTaccatttcaacatataaacaGTAGGAACAACCtattaattaactttattttctctcaattaGTCTTTGGAATGCAATGTTTTATCACGTTGatatgtaaacatataaacacgtaattattataacatttttcttactaagtctttgaaatacaATGCTATCATTCTAACATGTAAGTATATAAAGAATttaatttacattcttttatctttactgTCTTTGATATGGAGTATGTTATCATTTCATCATGTAAACAATACACGTAAATTATCAATTAGTTATTCTACATCCTTTGTTTCTTACTAACTCTTGGATACACAGAGTGCATACAACACCTAGGGTACATCACATTTGAGATTAGCCAAATTTCTAGAGTTCAGAAGCCACATATGGTTAGTGGGCACCATACTGAGCAGTGCAACTCTagtggaggggcagagggagcaaATACATATGCAACAATGTGTACCATGAAGGAAATATACATGGTACCTTAAGCAAAAGCAGCAGCAGAATAAATCTGCTTAAATGGGGAAGTAAGAGAAAACCTATCTGAGGAGGTAACATTTAAGCCATGACCTGAGGCCTGAGCAGCTACCCAACAGCATAAAAAGACCAATATCATTTGAGCAGACTATGTGAggggaaaaagtgagaaaaatactgTGTTATGGGGGAATAAATAATTTCCCAAGTCTTCCAAGAAAGAGTAGAGAAACTGATAAATCATAGGAATGTCTACACTCTGAGTGAGATCAGAGACTTTATCTTTCTTAGCACCTGGAAAAGTACCTAAATCATAACAGATACTTGGTGAATGTGTGTGGAATAAGGAATAACTGAGCCAGGGGTCTGAGACCTGGGAAATCAGGCAGCAATATGCTGATGAAGATACCAGTAGGTAGTGGGCatagtttgtttccttttagttGCATACGGTTTCTCATAAGCCACCTGAGGAAATCAGAAATACAAGAAGTTTGCAGGTCCCTAGAGGGTAAAATTATTCAACAACTACCACCTCTAGGAAGAGTTTCAATTGATCTGACTTGTGTCAAGTGCCCATAAATGGATAAGTGAACCAATCAGTGTGGATAAGGAAATGATGTACCATGACTGGGTCAGCTTACGTCACATACCCAACACTGTGGATAGTAACCAGAAAATGTAGAGGGCAGTGGGCAAGAGATCCAGTGGACGTTTCAAATTcctctatttcctttttaaagttccTCTTTTATAGAGATCAGTTTACATATCCAGTGTTCCTAACCCCAGTTTCCTAGAACAGTAGAACTTTATATATGTGTCTCTACAAACTTGGgtttcaggcaaaaaaaaaaaaaaaagtgaacacttTCATGGCCACACATCGTGTTGAAACACCTCCCTGTGCTGTGGAAATCACTCTGAACAACTGACCCATTTCATGTCGTTCCTCTGTGCCCCGTGCAGCATCGCTTCCAACTGAGCCTGAACTTCAGCAAGTTTCTGTCGGTCCAAACGGTCATGAAAAATCCATTCCTCGTAGCAATGGACAGGGACAGGATAAATCACATGCTTCAGCTTCATCAAGGAAGTCAAGTGCTGCAGAAGGCTCTTGAGCACAGGCATTGTAATGGGATTGAAGGCAAAGCTAAGGACATGGAGCTGAGTACAGTGGCTCAGGGCTGGGAGGATGGCAGAGAGAGTAGAATCAGTTATCATACAATTGTTTATCACCAGATGTTGCAGGGTGCTTGAGACCTTCTCCAGCAGAGCCTGGAAGGGCTCATAAACTTCTGAGAAGATGTGGTTGTTACTGAGACTCAATACCCTTAGGTGGGTGGCCTGAGAGCTCTGGGACAGGACAGTGACATCTCTGTGAGAAAGGTGACAGTGAGGTAGATACAGTGAATCCAACTGAGGTGGCACAACTCTATAGAGAGAAAAATGTAAGGTTATTTCAGAAGAATGAGGGCAATGAGCCCCAAATTTTAGGTACCTAAGGCTCTAGAATAAACTACTGTGTTCATGGTTTGCAATAAGTGGTTAATAATGTGGACTTTGGGATCAGACTTTATAGATTTGTGACCCTGAGAAAGTTACTTTACCACTCTGAGGTACAGGGTTTTAATCTTGAAAACGTGCAGTCATTATTATACAGAACTGCAGGAAAGATTAAGTGAAGAAATTGCATGCACTTAGTATATACGACATAATCAGTGTTGGATCTGATTCACTTATTTGGCGAGGATGGGTCTGGGAAAACAGCCAACTGAGGGTTTCCTTTGACTAGTACCAGATGACAAGCTCTCCATTCAGGGTGTAAGCCTGGGGGGAAATACAGGAGCAATATTATCTGGCAGTGTTAACTATTGGGGCCCATCCATGGACATGTGCATTAGTCCTATAGCTTAATGCTTCTCCATCTGAatgcctccccttcctctctagAGAGCTGTAAAGTCCAATAGGAGAAGGACTGAGTCTTTTTCACCAATATATTTACAGACTTCTTTTAGGATCTGCCCACggtcactgaatgaatgaatgaatgaatgagcacagCTTCCTTTTCTAACCTCATCTGCTGCTCAACATAAggtacccctctctcccccagctATATTCAAACTCCCAGCAGTGCCTATGCTGAGGCAAAGAGAGAAATGGGTTACAAGGAGCTTAGGAAGATCCAAGCATGGTCTCTTCTGTGTTAACAATGAGGTGATCAGGGAACCCaggttcctccccaccccctcacctgaGCAGTTTGTGCAGTTGATCTGTGAGGCAGAAGAAAGACAAGCTGAGCTCCTGGAGATGGTCCAGCCGCCCAAGGCAGAGGAGAAAAGATCTGAATTTCCTTCTATTATAAGTTTTAAAGGGGATGTTACACAGAGTAAGGCTGTTCAGGTGGATCACCTGAGCCAAAAGGGTGATGACTTCACTCAGATTAGCCTGATCCACTTCCAGGTTCTCAATGCACCCCAGATCCAGAAACTGCAGGATACTTTTGTGCCCAGACATTCTATCGATTTGCAAATCTCTGCAGCAGACGTGCAAGGACCCAACATTCTGCTGAATCTTACtacaaaggaaagagaggaattgTTCTGTTCTCAAGGTACTACTGAGGGAAATATCCACTAGTAATTCCATGGGTTCCTGAGCTGACTGAGGCTCAGACCCGGAATTACCAATCCTGAGGCACCTGACTCTATGCTGAGCTTCTATCTTAAGGATAGAGTGCTGAGAGTAAATGCATGACTGAAAACAGAAAGGGAATGCGGTCCCAATCTCAGAGCATATTGTCTTACAGACCAGATCACTCCTTAAATCTAGGATCCTCAGTTTGGGCCCCCTgtaaggaaaggaagagacagaaCACATGAGAGATAGCTGATTTTAATATAACCCAGCAAGATCAATGATGAGAAGCAGGGACAGAACACTTTAACCCTGGTTTTCACTTCATTGCCATTCACCAAGAAGTTCTTTCCACACAAATGCAGCATCTTtcatcctttccccaccccctccttcacCTCCGGTCTTTCCCTGTCTCAATGCCCATACTCCACTTCTGTGTAATTGCACTCAAATCCATTCATAGTATCCTCAAACACCTCTACTCTATAATCAACTCTATAAGGCAATAGAGTCCCGAAGGACCGACAGCTCTGCAAAGACTGCAGTATTCACCATTGGCTACTGTTGGGAGACCGTTAGGTATTCCCCTGCCCCAGGCTACAGCATACACTCCTGCTGACTCCCTGTGTCTCTACTGGTCATAGTCTTACCAAGAGGAAGAGTTCTGGGCAGAGAGGATCTGCAGACCATCAATCATGGCTTCCAAGATGTCATAGTATGATTCCCGTGTGTTCAATGACCCAATATGGAGACAGCGAAAAGGCCAAACCCTCACCATTGCCTTTAGGATCATCTTATGCCCACCGGAGAAGGCAGCGTTGAACA
Protein-coding sequences here:
- the LOC115850108 gene encoding melanoma antigen preferentially expressed in tumors-like, which produces MDQKTTVTLLELAAKSLLNNEPAAIHALDEIPRDLFVPLFNAAFSGGHKMILKAMVRVWPFRCLHIGSLNTRESYYDILEAMIDGLQILSAQNSSSCKIQQNVGSLHVCCRDLQIDRMSGHKSILQFLDLGCIENLEVDQANLSEVITLLAQVIHLNSLTLCNIPFKTYNRRKFRSFLLCLGRLDHLQELSLSFFCLTDQLHKLLRVVPPQLDSLYLPHCHLSHRDVTVLSQSSQATHLRVLSLSNNHIFSEVYEPFQALLEKVSSTLQHLVINNCMITDSTLSAILPALSHCTQLHVLSFAFNPITMPVLKSLLQHLTSLMKLKHVIYPVPVHCYEEWIFHDRLDRQKLAEVQAQLEAMLHGAQRNDMKWVSCSE